A region of Malaciobacter marinus DNA encodes the following proteins:
- the tkt gene encoding transketolase, whose protein sequence is MGTTLKKLQQYRKIMSKELLQKQANTIRFLAADMVQQANSGHPGAPMGLADIATVLSNHLNINPSNDKWLNRDRLVFSGGHATGLVYSLLHLWGFDVSISDIKNFRQHNSKTPGHPEYGHTHGIEITTGPLGQGIANAVGFSMASKYAQNILGKDVINHKVYCLCGDGDLQEGISYEACATAGHLNLDNLVVIYDSNSITIEGDTSISWSENVKKRFDAINFDVIEIDGHNFTQIDNAITKAKEATKPVLIIAKTAIGKGAATLEGSHHTHGAPLGEDEIRASKEKAGFNPDEKFVVPYDIKGAFDKLIKGVEAENAWNESLSEEIKTKIEELKNPNFDNIEYPKFEEGSSVATRGSNHKILNAIAKAIPGFLGGSADLAPSNKTELLDMGDFPTGRNIHFGIKEHAMASICNAMNLYGLFRVYSATFFVFSDYLKPAARIAALASIPQHFIWTHDSIGVGEDGPTHQPIEHLSQFRALPNFYVFRPADANENIDCWKIALKLKAPSAFVCSRQNLEVLKSKKEFGDVSNGGYLLKKREGATVTIMASGSEVMLALKTGCALEKDGILANIVSVPCFDLLLEQDKEYISNIIDKNTKVFAVEAARGLEYYKYADVVYGMDTFGASAPANKLFEDFGFTIDSLTQKIKKDL, encoded by the coding sequence ATTGGCACTACTTTAAAAAAACTCCAACAATATAGGAAAATTATGTCGAAAGAACTACTCCAAAAACAAGCTAATACAATTAGATTTCTAGCTGCTGATATGGTTCAGCAAGCAAACTCAGGGCATCCAGGTGCACCAATGGGACTTGCTGATATTGCAACAGTATTAAGTAATCACTTAAATATTAATCCTTCAAATGACAAATGGTTAAATAGAGATAGATTAGTATTTAGTGGTGGTCATGCAACAGGACTTGTGTATTCACTTCTTCACTTATGGGGATTTGATGTAAGTATTTCAGATATTAAGAATTTTAGACAGCATAACTCTAAAACACCAGGTCATCCAGAGTATGGACATACACATGGTATTGAGATTACAACTGGTCCTTTAGGTCAAGGTATTGCAAATGCTGTTGGTTTTTCTATGGCTTCAAAATATGCACAAAATATTTTAGGAAAAGATGTTATAAATCATAAAGTTTATTGCTTATGTGGAGATGGGGATTTACAAGAGGGTATTTCTTATGAAGCATGTGCAACTGCTGGGCATTTAAACTTAGATAACTTAGTAGTTATTTATGACTCAAACTCTATTACAATTGAGGGAGATACTTCTATTTCATGGAGTGAAAATGTTAAAAAAAGATTTGATGCTATTAATTTTGATGTAATTGAGATTGATGGACATAACTTTACTCAAATTGACAATGCAATAACAAAAGCAAAAGAAGCAACTAAACCTGTTCTAATTATTGCAAAAACTGCTATTGGAAAAGGTGCTGCAACTTTAGAGGGAAGTCACCATACACATGGGGCACCTTTAGGTGAAGATGAGATAAGAGCTTCTAAAGAAAAAGCAGGATTTAATCCAGATGAAAAATTTGTTGTTCCTTATGATATTAAAGGTGCATTTGATAAATTAATCAAAGGTGTTGAAGCTGAAAATGCTTGGAATGAGTCTTTAAGTGAAGAGATAAAAACAAAAATAGAAGAGCTTAAAAATCCAAATTTTGATAATATTGAGTATCCAAAGTTTGAAGAGGGTTCAAGTGTAGCGACAAGAGGTTCAAATCATAAAATTTTAAATGCAATTGCAAAAGCAATTCCAGGATTTTTAGGTGGAAGTGCAGATTTAGCTCCATCAAATAAAACTGAACTTTTAGATATGGGTGATTTTCCAACTGGAAGAAATATACATTTTGGAATAAAAGAGCATGCCATGGCATCAATTTGTAATGCAATGAACTTATATGGTTTATTTAGAGTTTACAGTGCAACATTTTTTGTATTTTCTGATTATTTAAAACCAGCTGCAAGAATTGCTGCACTTGCAAGTATTCCTCAACATTTTATTTGGACACATGATTCTATTGGAGTTGGTGAAGATGGTCCAACACATCAACCAATTGAACATTTATCACAATTTAGAGCTTTACCAAATTTTTATGTATTTAGACCTGCTGATGCTAATGAAAATATTGATTGTTGGAAAATAGCATTGAAATTAAAAGCACCAAGTGCTTTTGTTTGTTCAAGACAAAATTTAGAAGTATTAAAATCAAAAAAAGAGTTTGGTGATGTATCAAACGGTGGATACTTACTTAAAAAAAGAGAAGGTGCAACTGTTACTATTATGGCTAGTGGTAGTGAAGTAATGCTTGCTCTTAAAACAGGTTGTGCTTTAGAAAAAGATGGTATTTTAGCAAATATTGTTTCTGTTCCTTGTTTTGATTTACTTCTTGAGCAAGATAAAGAGTATATTTCAAATATTATTGATAAAAATACAAAAGTATTTGCCGTAGAAGCAGCAAGAGGCTTAGAATACTACAAATATGCAGATGTAGTTTATGGCATGGATACATTTGGTGCAAGTGCTCCTGCAAATAAGTTATTTGAAGATTTTGGTTTTACAATTGATTCATTAACACAAAAGATTAAAAAAGACTTATAA
- the aspA gene encoding aspartate ammonia-lyase produces MSKRMEHDLIGEREIDNEFYYGVQTARAQDNFHITGVTLSQFPTFIISLAQVKKACALANYNLKLLEENKKNAICEACDEIINGSLHEHFVVDVIQGGAGTSTNMNANEVIANRALEILGHEKGEYDFLHPNNDVNKSQSTNDAYPTAFRIALFEKLYELVDSMKVLRKSCMKKADEFKDVIKMGRTQLQDAVPMTLGQEFHTYVTMIDEDIERLIGAQQLVREMNLGATAIGTGINSHPEYAHEVEQRLQEVTGRPFVTAKDLVEATQDTGAYVQISGVLKRVAIKISKICNDLRLLSSGPRTGINEINLPAMQPGSSIMPGKVNPVIPEVVNQVAFQVIGADVTITMASEGGQLQLNVFEPVIAYNLFNSINMMKNAFETLSEKCVDGITANEEHCKNLVLNSIGLVTALNPYIGYENSTNVAKEALESGRSVYDIVLEKQLLTQSELEEIIRPENMIKPRIK; encoded by the coding sequence ATGAGTAAAAGAATGGAGCACGATTTAATCGGTGAACGAGAAATAGATAATGAGTTTTATTATGGAGTACAAACAGCAAGAGCTCAAGATAACTTTCATATTACAGGTGTAACATTATCTCAATTCCCTACATTTATTATTTCACTTGCACAAGTGAAAAAAGCTTGCGCATTAGCAAACTATAATTTAAAACTATTAGAAGAGAACAAAAAAAATGCAATATGTGAAGCTTGCGATGAGATTATAAATGGTTCTTTACATGAACACTTTGTTGTTGATGTTATTCAAGGTGGAGCGGGAACTTCTACTAATATGAATGCAAATGAAGTAATTGCAAATAGAGCTTTAGAAATTTTAGGACATGAAAAAGGTGAATATGATTTCTTACATCCAAATAATGATGTAAATAAATCACAATCAACAAATGATGCTTATCCAACAGCTTTTAGAATTGCACTTTTTGAAAAACTATATGAACTAGTAGATTCAATGAAAGTTTTAAGAAAATCTTGCATGAAAAAAGCAGATGAATTTAAAGATGTTATTAAAATGGGAAGAACACAACTTCAAGATGCTGTTCCTATGACATTAGGACAAGAGTTTCATACATATGTAACTATGATTGATGAAGATATTGAAAGATTAATTGGAGCACAACAACTTGTAAGAGAGATGAATTTAGGTGCAACTGCAATTGGTACTGGTATTAACTCTCACCCAGAATATGCACATGAAGTAGAACAAAGATTACAAGAAGTAACTGGAAGACCATTTGTAACAGCAAAAGATTTAGTTGAAGCAACACAAGATACAGGTGCTTATGTACAAATCTCTGGAGTATTAAAAAGAGTTGCTATTAAAATTTCTAAAATTTGTAACGATTTAAGACTTTTAAGTAGTGGACCAAGAACTGGAATTAATGAGATTAACCTTCCTGCAATGCAACCTGGTTCATCAATTATGCCAGGTAAAGTAAATCCAGTTATCCCTGAAGTTGTAAATCAAGTTGCATTCCAAGTAATTGGAGCAGATGTTACTATTACAATGGCAAGTGAGGGTGGACAACTACAACTTAATGTATTTGAACCTGTAATCGCATATAACTTATTTAATTCAATTAATATGATGAAAAATGCATTTGAAACATTATCAGAAAAATGTGTTGATGGAATTACTGCAAATGAAGAGCATTGCAAAAATTTAGTTCTAAATAGTATTGGTTTAGTAACTGCACTTAATCCTTATATTGGATATGAAAATTCAACAAATGTTGCAAAAGAAGCTTTAGAATCTGGAAGATCAGTTTATGATATTGTATTAGAAAAACAACTTTTAACGCAAAGTGAACTTGAAGAGATTATTAGACCAGAAAATATGATTAAACCAAGAATTAAATAA
- a CDS encoding fumarate reductase flavoprotein subunit, translating into MKIKYCDALVVGGGLAGLRAAVAAADKGLSTTVLSLVPVKRSHSAAAQGGMQASLGNAKMSEGDNEDVHFSDTVKGSDWGCDQEVARMFVTTAPKAIRELASWGVPWTRIRKGNHEAVINTKKTNIFEDDNKHGLINSRDFGGTKKWRTCYTADATGHTMLFAVANEALKNDVNIEDRKEAIGLIHKNNRCYGAIVRDLITGDVVAYVSKGTLIATGGYGRVYEITTNAVICEGIGTAIALETGVAKLGNMEAVQFHPTPLFPSGILLTEGCRGDGGVLRDVDGHRFMPDYEPEKKDLASRDVVSRRMMEHIRKGKGVDSPYGKHLWLDISILGRDHIERNLRDVQEICEYFAGIDPADEGQKGWAPVHPMQHYSMGGIRTKPTGESPTLKGLFSAGEAACWDMHGFNRLGGNSVSETVVAGMIVGNYFADFCKDNEIDIDTKTIEDAVAKKENYIKQLVSLNGTENIFKIKNRMKKIMQDYVGIFRDGNGLEKAVKELEELYIKSRNISVENKQLTANPELEEAYRVPMMLKVALCVAKGALDRTESRGAHTREDYPKRDDANWLKRTLTSWEEGNTMPTVEYEELDIMKMEIPPGFRGYGAKGMIIENELSAVRQAQVDELTDKLESDGKDRYQIQDALMPFPLQEEYKRKNKRLGVK; encoded by the coding sequence ATGAAGATTAAATATTGTGATGCATTAGTAGTTGGTGGAGGTTTAGCAGGTCTTAGGGCTGCTGTTGCTGCTGCTGATAAGGGATTAAGTACGACAGTATTAAGTTTAGTTCCTGTAAAAAGATCTCATAGTGCTGCTGCACAAGGTGGTATGCAAGCTAGTTTAGGTAATGCAAAAATGAGTGAAGGTGATAATGAAGATGTTCACTTTTCTGATACTGTAAAAGGTAGTGACTGGGGATGTGATCAAGAAGTTGCAAGAATGTTTGTAACAACTGCACCAAAAGCAATTAGAGAATTAGCATCTTGGGGTGTGCCTTGGACAAGAATTAGAAAAGGTAACCATGAAGCAGTTATTAATACTAAAAAAACAAACATTTTTGAAGATGATAATAAACATGGTTTAATTAACTCAAGAGACTTTGGTGGAACAAAAAAATGGAGAACATGTTATACAGCTGATGCAACTGGGCATACAATGCTTTTTGCTGTTGCAAATGAAGCTTTAAAAAATGATGTTAATATTGAAGATAGAAAAGAAGCAATTGGACTTATTCATAAAAATAATAGATGTTATGGAGCAATTGTTAGAGATTTAATTACAGGTGATGTTGTAGCATATGTTTCAAAAGGAACATTAATAGCAACAGGTGGATATGGTAGAGTTTATGAAATTACTACTAATGCAGTAATCTGTGAAGGGATTGGTACTGCTATTGCACTAGAAACTGGAGTTGCAAAACTTGGAAATATGGAAGCTGTACAATTTCACCCAACACCATTATTCCCATCAGGTATTTTATTAACTGAAGGTTGTAGAGGTGATGGAGGTGTTCTAAGAGATGTTGATGGACACAGATTTATGCCAGATTATGAACCTGAGAAAAAAGATCTTGCAAGTAGAGATGTTGTTTCTAGAAGAATGATGGAACACATTAGAAAAGGAAAAGGTGTTGATTCACCTTATGGAAAACACTTATGGTTAGATATCTCTATTTTAGGAAGAGATCATATTGAAAGAAACCTAAGAGATGTACAAGAAATTTGTGAATATTTTGCAGGAATTGATCCAGCTGATGAGGGACAAAAAGGTTGGGCACCAGTTCATCCAATGCAACACTACTCAATGGGTGGTATTAGAACAAAACCAACAGGAGAATCTCCTACATTAAAAGGTCTTTTTAGTGCAGGTGAAGCAGCATGTTGGGATATGCATGGATTTAATAGACTTGGAGGAAACTCTGTATCTGAAACTGTTGTTGCAGGTATGATTGTAGGTAACTACTTTGCAGATTTTTGTAAAGATAATGAGATAGATATTGATACAAAAACTATTGAAGATGCAGTTGCTAAAAAAGAGAACTATATTAAACAATTAGTATCTTTAAATGGAACAGAAAATATTTTTAAAATTAAAAATAGAATGAAGAAAATAATGCAAGATTATGTTGGTATTTTTAGAGATGGAAATGGTTTAGAAAAAGCAGTTAAAGAGTTAGAAGAGCTTTATATTAAATCAAGAAATATCTCTGTTGAAAATAAACAACTAACTGCAAACCCTGAGTTAGAAGAAGCATATAGAGTTCCAATGATGCTTAAAGTTGCACTTTGTGTAGCAAAAGGTGCACTTGATAGAACTGAAAGTAGAGGGGCACATACAAGAGAAGATTATCCAAAAAGAGATGATGCAAATTGGTTAAAAAGAACTCTAACTTCATGGGAAGAGGGTAATACAATGCCAACTGTTGAATATGAAGAGTTAGATATTATGAAAATGGAAATACCTCCTGGATTTAGAGGGTATGGTGCTAAGGGTATGATTATAGAAAATGAATTATCAGCAGTAAGACAAGCACAAGTTGATGAGTTAACTGACAAATTAGAATCTGATGGTAAAGATAGATATCAAATTCAAGATGCTCTTATGCCTTTTCCTTTACAAGAAGAGTATAAAAGAAAAAATAAAAGATTAGGAGTTAAGTAA
- a CDS encoding fumarate reductase cytochrome b subunit gives MEKVIEAYTGVTTQGKKSRTPAKMDVWLTATGVVLALFMMGHMLFVSTILLGKDVMHAVTKAFELDFIFEGGIPAVVSFFVLAITIVFIIHAILGLRKFPTSYKTYIKIKEHAKMMKHNDTSMWMFQWVSGLIMMFAAMIHLFIMFTQPQNIGPFGSAYRVVEDHMWLLYVVLLICVEIHGSVGLYRAAMKWGWFDGENPKATRAKMLKVKKLLSVVFLTLGVVTLLAYIKIGLENDIAPGQKYQPTNSSKIINN, from the coding sequence ATGGAAAAGGTAATTGAAGCATATACAGGTGTAACTACTCAAGGTAAAAAGAGTAGAACTCCTGCAAAAATGGATGTGTGGTTGACTGCTACTGGTGTAGTTTTAGCACTTTTTATGATGGGGCATATGTTGTTTGTATCAACAATACTTCTTGGAAAAGATGTAATGCACGCAGTAACAAAGGCTTTCGAGTTAGATTTTATATTTGAAGGTGGAATTCCTGCTGTTGTAAGTTTTTTTGTATTAGCTATAACAATTGTATTTATAATACATGCAATTTTAGGGTTAAGAAAATTTCCTACTAGTTATAAAACATATATCAAAATAAAAGAACATGCAAAAATGATGAAACACAATGATACATCAATGTGGATGTTTCAATGGGTAAGTGGATTAATCATGATGTTTGCAGCAATGATTCACTTATTTATTATGTTTACTCAACCTCAAAATATTGGTCCATTTGGATCAGCATATAGAGTTGTTGAAGATCATATGTGGTTACTTTATGTTGTTTTATTAATCTGTGTTGAGATTCATGGTTCTGTTGGATTATACAGAGCTGCTATGAAATGGGGTTGGTTTGATGGCGAAAACCCAAAAGCAACAAGAGCTAAAATGTTAAAAGTTAAAAAATTATTAAGTGTTGTATTTTTAACTTTAGGAGTTGTAACTTTACTTGCATATATTAAAATTGGATTAGAAAATGATATTGCACCAGGACAAAAGTATCAACCAACAAATAGTTCAAAAATTATAAACAATTAA
- a CDS encoding fumarate reductase iron-sulfur subunit, with amino-acid sequence MARQLTIRVLRYDPQSGDSKPYFKDYKIEETDSMTIYLALTYIRENMDAGLSFDFVCRAGICGSCAMMINGRPKLGCRSLTKDFEDVITLLPLPTFKLIKDLSVNTGEWMDGMSKRVESWIHTSKEFDISNLEERIEPDVADEVFELDRCIECGCCVAGCGTKLIKEDFVGAVGLNRVARFECDPHDERTIDDYYELVGDDNGIFGCMTLLGCEDTCPKHLPLQNKIAYMRRKLATIKE; translated from the coding sequence ATGGCACGGCAATTAACAATTAGGGTATTAAGATATGACCCACAAAGTGGAGATAGTAAACCATATTTCAAAGATTATAAGATTGAAGAAACAGATAGTATGACTATTTATTTAGCTTTAACATATATAAGAGAAAATATGGATGCAGGTTTGAGTTTTGATTTTGTTTGTCGTGCTGGTATTTGTGGTAGTTGTGCCATGATGATCAATGGAAGACCAAAATTAGGGTGTAGATCATTAACAAAAGATTTTGAAGATGTAATTACTCTTTTACCTCTTCCTACATTTAAACTAATCAAAGATTTATCTGTAAATACAGGTGAGTGGATGGATGGTATGAGTAAAAGAGTAGAATCTTGGATTCATACATCAAAAGAGTTTGATATCTCTAATCTTGAAGAGAGAATTGAACCAGATGTTGCAGATGAAGTATTTGAACTTGATAGATGTATTGAGTGCGGATGTTGTGTTGCAGGTTGTGGAACAAAACTTATTAAAGAAGATTTTGTTGGTGCAGTTGGTCTTAATAGAGTTGCAAGATTTGAATGTGACCCTCATGATGAAAGAACAATTGATGATTATTATGAATTAGTTGGTGATGATAATGGAATATTTGGATGTATGACTCTTCTTGGTTGTGAGGATACTTGTCCAAAACATCTTCCTTTACAAAATAAAATAGCATATATGAGAAGAAAGCTAGCTACTATAAAAGAGTAG